tgatgaaaaaattgaaaaaatactttCACTATATGGTTACTTTAAGgataaatgtataaataatgATCACGAATGCCCAGAcgtcattaaaaaatacgaGGAAAAAGATATTGTGTCtgaactaaaaaaattatcatgtCAGAGTAAAATTGATGGTAGAACTGTTTCTATTGTagagaataattttttgagtGAACATACAGAACATGCAAATGATTTAGAAGATAATTTAGCATTAGATATTGCAAGTCATATTACAGATGTTTCTAATACCCAATTAGTTAGTGAAAATTCCGGAACTGGAACAAAAGTTACTCATACAATTCTTGGCGGAGCTCCAGTTTTATTAACTGCCtctatattatataaagtatgtatatattttgtaaccatatatcattatagtaCGAACTTGTAAACACATTTCTTTACATGTTAAATAATAATCAGTAAATGTATTACAtatctt
The DNA window shown above is from Plasmodium cynomolgi strain B DNA, scaffold: 1546, whole genome shotgun sequence and carries:
- a CDS encoding hypothetical protein (putative), giving the protein MKKICRKILRYLYYYSLSHITKPEYDVCILLNYWVYSKLHKVFPRRKHNFIIQILAKVQMLWNDVVYKHPYKYYYNICKPDMSITNEDWRKRKELYDNYVDYNDLRYLANLDQNKCTYDEKIEKILSLYGYFKDKCINNDHECPDVIKKYEEKDIVSELKKLSCQSKIDGRTVSIVENNFLSEHTEHANDLEDNLALDIASHITDVSNTQLVSENSGTGTKVTHTILGGAPVLLTASILYKVCIYFVTIYHYSTNL